From one Geoalkalibacter halelectricus genomic stretch:
- a CDS encoding type 2 periplasmic-binding domain-containing protein encodes MASSAGIGSLPALVDIHKEWVQEALRTNDLGRNEAWSKSLAVGSESFVLGTQDLLGAGGKSRNIVGQGDFFVLRESEESYGADFTLKN; translated from the coding sequence TTGGCGAGCTCTGCCGGCATCGGCAGCTTACCTGCACTGGTGGATATTCACAAAGAGTGGGTGCAGGAGGCCTTGCGCACCAATGACCTGGGGCGCAACGAGGCCTGGAGTAAAAGCCTTGCCGTCGGAAGTGAATCGTTTGTTCTCGGAACCCAGGATTTGCTCGGCGCAGGGGGGAAAAGCCGCAACATTGTCGGACAAGGAGATTTTTTCGTTTTACGTGAATCGGAAGAGAGCTATGGCGCTGATTTCACCCTGAAAAATTAG
- a CDS encoding putative 2-dehydropantoate 2-reductase translates to MTIGIVGAGALGLYYGALLQRAGHEVRFLLRRDFDAITRNGLRVTSPNGDFHLARVLGFRETHHMGQVDLVLVGLKTFANHHLPELVAPLLGPETRILTLQNGLGNEELLAANFDAARVLGGIAFLCSNRGEPGVVHHLDQGRIRLGEFTGGLSAYADSLAATFRQAGIPCEAVADLPKARWEKLVWNIPFNGLCALTGLTTDRLLALPATRDQVRAIMEEVITAANAQELSAPITTEFAARMITLTTAMGAYRPSMMIDRAEGRPLELEAIYALPLARAAEHGVAMTRVAMLHALLEAGEA, encoded by the coding sequence ATGACCATCGGCATCGTCGGCGCCGGCGCCCTGGGCCTTTACTACGGTGCCTTGTTGCAACGCGCCGGTCACGAGGTGCGCTTTCTGCTGCGCCGCGACTTCGACGCCATCACTCGCAACGGCCTGCGGGTCACCTCGCCCAACGGCGATTTTCACCTCGCGCGAGTGCTCGGCTTTCGCGAGACGCACCACATGGGCCAGGTCGATCTGGTGCTGGTCGGCCTCAAGACCTTCGCCAACCACCACCTGCCCGAACTGGTCGCCCCCCTGCTGGGTCCCGAAACCCGAATCCTGACCCTGCAAAACGGCCTCGGCAACGAGGAGTTGCTGGCCGCGAACTTCGACGCCGCGCGCGTGCTGGGCGGCATTGCCTTTCTGTGTTCCAACCGCGGTGAGCCGGGCGTAGTCCATCATCTCGACCAGGGGCGCATTCGCCTGGGCGAATTCACCGGCGGACTCTCCGCCTATGCCGACTCCCTCGCCGCAACCTTTCGCCAGGCCGGCATCCCCTGCGAGGCGGTCGCCGATCTACCCAAGGCACGCTGGGAAAAACTGGTGTGGAACATTCCCTTCAACGGCCTGTGCGCCCTGACCGGACTCACCACCGACCGCCTGCTCGCGCTCCCCGCAACCCGCGACCAAGTGCGCGCCATCATGGAAGAAGTCATCACGGCCGCCAACGCCCAGGAGCTCTCCGCCCCCATCACCACCGAATTCGCCGCGCGCATGATCACCCTGACCACCGCCATGGGCGCCTATCGCCCCAGCATGATGATCGACCGCGCGGAGGGCCGCCCCCTGGAACTCGAAGCCATCTACGCCCTGCCCCTGGCGCGCGCCGCTGAACACGGGGTAGCGATGACGCGGGTCGCAATGCTGCATGCGCTGCTCGAGGCTGGAGAAGCCTAA
- a CDS encoding HIT family protein translates to MQFNLRFSLPSLTHSENNLPVFINSVWEPTPVTPGHTLIILKRHATSFFETSREEQTAMLDLLDKTRRLLLGERNPDGFNIGINDGAAAGQTVMHLHIHLIPRYQGDMPDPRGGVRWIFPDKAAYWNK, encoded by the coding sequence ATGCAATTTAATCTGAGATTCTCATTGCCCTCTCTAACACATTCTGAGAATAACCTGCCAGTTTTTATCAACTCAGTCTGGGAACCAACACCCGTCACCCCAGGCCACACCCTCATCATCCTAAAGCGCCACGCCACCTCGTTCTTCGAAACCAGCAGAGAAGAGCAGACCGCCATGCTCGACCTGCTCGACAAAACGCGCCGGCTGCTGCTCGGTGAACGCAATCCCGACGGCTTCAACATCGGCATCAATGACGGTGCCGCCGCCGGCCAGACGGTGATGCACCTGCACATCCACCTGATCCCCCGCTATCAAGGCGACATGCCGGACCCGCGCGGCGGGGTGCGGTGGATTTTTCCCGACAAAGCGGCATACTGGAATAAATGA
- a CDS encoding nucleotidyltransferase domain-containing protein encodes MDKESVVAVVEQFIRELQERGIRPQTVILYGSQAAGTATEASDIDLVVISESFSGKNYWERIDILTDAIYAVYAPVEAVAMTPEEWAAGDSSIVDYAGKGEVLYAA; translated from the coding sequence ATGGATAAAGAATCAGTTGTTGCTGTAGTCGAGCAATTCATCCGTGAATTACAGGAGCGCGGCATTCGGCCGCAGACGGTGATTCTCTATGGCTCCCAGGCTGCGGGAACGGCAACGGAGGCCAGCGATATCGATTTGGTGGTGATTTCGGAGAGTTTTTCTGGAAAAAATTACTGGGAACGCATCGATATCCTGACTGATGCAATCTATGCGGTTTACGCCCCGGTTGAAGCGGTTGCCATGACACCGGAGGAGTGGGCGGCAGGCGACTCCTCCATTGTCGATTATGCCGGCAAAGGGGAGGTTCTGTACGCCGCCTGA
- a CDS encoding HNH endonuclease gives MTSLETHIKHFSTLNRAPGAIWSDATKRKAPHKPILLLAVLDLVHRGVIITPFIAVTEDLVELNELFNLYWRRVVPLGQTSSIAFPFSRLSREPFWQLVPQPGKKITPAVINNTSSVSYLRKYALGARLDEDLFQIMLSGEGREALREALQLSCFAPEAAAMLREQSLINREAFDYSRLLEEKAHLPLVQDIVEAASFRPAARDQGFRRLVVKTYDHRCALCGIRIVTPDGHTVVEAAHIIPWSKTQNDDIRNGLALCRTCHWGFDEGMLGVSDSYTVITARTLITDPNVPGLLSMLSGRGIIPPAEHDHWPAQEFLGEHRRAWQL, from the coding sequence ATGACTTCCCTTGAAACTCACATCAAGCATTTCTCCACCCTCAACCGCGCCCCCGGTGCGATCTGGTCCGACGCGACCAAACGCAAGGCACCGCACAAGCCCATCCTCCTGCTGGCGGTGCTCGACCTGGTGCATCGCGGCGTCATCATCACGCCCTTTATCGCTGTCACCGAAGATCTCGTCGAACTCAACGAGCTTTTCAACCTCTACTGGCGCCGGGTCGTCCCCCTCGGGCAGACCAGCAGCATTGCCTTTCCCTTTTCGCGCCTGTCTCGCGAACCCTTCTGGCAATTGGTGCCCCAGCCTGGCAAAAAAATCACCCCGGCGGTCATCAACAATACCTCCTCCGTGAGCTATCTGCGCAAATACGCCCTGGGAGCCAGGCTCGATGAAGATCTGTTCCAGATCATGCTGAGCGGGGAGGGGAGGGAGGCGCTGCGGGAGGCACTGCAGCTCTCCTGCTTTGCGCCCGAAGCGGCGGCCATGTTGCGCGAACAGTCCCTCATCAATCGCGAAGCCTTTGATTACAGTCGACTGCTGGAAGAAAAAGCCCACCTGCCGCTGGTGCAGGACATCGTCGAAGCCGCCAGTTTCCGTCCGGCGGCGCGGGACCAGGGATTCCGGCGGCTGGTGGTGAAAACCTATGATCATCGCTGCGCCCTGTGCGGTATCCGCATCGTCACACCGGACGGCCACACCGTCGTGGAAGCCGCTCACATCATCCCCTGGAGCAAAACCCAAAACGACGACATCCGCAACGGCCTGGCCCTGTGCCGCACCTGCCATTGGGGTTTTGACGAGGGGATGCTCGGCGTGTCGGACAGCTACACCGTAATCACCGCCCGCACCCTGATCACCGATCCCAATGTCCCCGGCCTGCTGTCGATGCTTTCGGGACGCGGCATCATCCCGCCAGCAGAGCACGATCACTGGCCGGCGCAGGAATTTCTCGGCGAACATCGGCGGGCGTGGCAACTCTGA
- a CDS encoding formylglycine-generating enzyme family protein, whose protein sequence is MKVKSLLWIMLIVILSACSPPQAAQGSNLPHADPEIQALIGRTLGDMVFVEGGSFMMGDPGEELAAAYDDKIIYFYLPRQDSRPAHKVTLDSYYMSRYEITFGEHDLFSKVTGRRPTMADDIGELWRGGPNHPAGVNWQGAHDYCAWLGEQTGLPFALPTEAQWEYAARSRGKVVPFATDTGLIEPGINYPEPLDWPLPVGQFPPNPLGFHDMSGNAYEWVSDWYDPEYYSISPGINPQGPPTGEKKVYRGGGVGSSPGSSSTVIRGAGTFEREATASWGFRCVINTDQPLPVSVDR, encoded by the coding sequence ATGAAGGTGAAGAGTTTATTGTGGATCATGCTCATCGTTATATTAAGCGCCTGCAGCCCGCCCCAGGCGGCTCAAGGATCAAATTTGCCCCATGCCGATCCCGAAATTCAAGCGCTGATCGGGCGCACTCTGGGCGATATGGTTTTCGTCGAAGGGGGAAGTTTTATGATGGGCGATCCAGGGGAAGAACTGGCTGCAGCCTATGACGACAAGATCATTTACTTTTATTTACCACGCCAAGATTCCCGCCCTGCCCACAAGGTCACGCTCGACAGCTACTATATGAGCCGCTACGAGATCACCTTTGGCGAGCACGACCTTTTTTCAAAGGTGACCGGCCGCAGACCAACGATGGCGGATGACATCGGTGAACTCTGGCGAGGTGGACCCAATCACCCCGCGGGTGTGAACTGGCAGGGGGCGCACGATTATTGCGCATGGCTCGGCGAGCAAACGGGTCTGCCTTTCGCCCTGCCCACCGAGGCGCAGTGGGAATACGCCGCGCGCAGTCGCGGCAAGGTGGTCCCGTTTGCCACGGATACGGGTCTGATCGAGCCGGGAATCAATTACCCTGAACCCCTCGATTGGCCTCTTCCTGTCGGGCAATTTCCCCCAAACCCTCTGGGTTTTCACGACATGAGCGGCAATGCTTATGAGTGGGTGTCCGACTGGTACGACCCGGAGTACTACAGCATATCCCCCGGAATCAATCCCCAGGGGCCCCCCACTGGTGAAAAAAAGGTTTATAGGGGTGGCGGCGTGGGGAGTTCACCAGGCTCAAGCAGCACCGTGATCAGGGGTGCCGGCACCTTTGAAAGAGAGGCGACGGCTTCCTGGGGTTTCCGCTGCGTCATCAACACCGACCAGCCGCTGCCGGTGAGCGTGGATCGCTGA
- a CDS encoding DUF3024 domain-containing protein — MSELEKKRVEKLLTAYCENKIPPDLREQIRIEYRIRGNEVSLFESRPHWQGGGEWISMKVARFKKDPKTETWQLYWADRNSKWRPYPPLPYHRDIEKLLQEVEKNETGAFWG, encoded by the coding sequence TTGTCAGAATTGGAAAAGAAGAGGGTCGAGAAGTTGTTGACCGCTTATTGCGAGAACAAAATACCGCCGGACCTCCGCGAGCAGATCCGGATCGAATACCGAATCCGCGGCAACGAGGTGAGCCTGTTCGAAAGCCGGCCGCACTGGCAGGGCGGCGGCGAGTGGATCTCCATGAAGGTGGCCCGCTTCAAAAAGGATCCGAAGACCGAGACCTGGCAGCTCTACTGGGCCGACCGCAACAGCAAATGGCGGCCCTACCCGCCGCTGCCGTATCACCGCGATATCGAGAAGCTGCTGCAAGAGGTGGAGAAGAACGAAACCGGGGCGTTCTGGGGGTGA
- a CDS encoding HIT family protein, protein MTPCPFCNPDPSRTILTNAHALAISDAYPVTPGHTLIIPKRHVTSFFETTREEQTAMLDLLDKTRLLLLDERKPDGFNIGINDGTAAGQTVMHLHIHLIPRYQGDMPDPRGGVRWIFPDKAAYWNK, encoded by the coding sequence ATGACACCCTGCCCCTTCTGCAACCCAGACCCCTCCAGAACAATCCTCACCAACGCCCACGCCTTGGCAATCTCCGACGCCTACCCCGTCACCCCCGGCCACACCCTTATCATCCCAAAGCGCCACGTCACCTCCTTCTTCGAAACCACCAGGGAAGAGCAGACCGCCATGCTCGACCTGCTCGATAAGACGCGCCTGCTGCTGCTCGATGAGCGCAAACCCGACGGTTTCAACATCGGCATCAACGACGGTACCGCTGCCGGCCAGACGGTGATGCACCTGCACATCCACCTGATCCCCCGCTATCAAGGCGACATGCCGGATCCGCGCGGCGGGGTGCGGTGGATTTTTCCCGACAAAGCGGCATACTGGAACAAATGA
- a CDS encoding HEPN domain-containing protein: MEKRTEEWLRQSDYDFETAEVMFNSGRQIYAVFMCHLAIGIFLPRWSGKSWIEDKRLSHG; encoded by the coding sequence ATGGAGAAGCGAACGGAAGAATGGCTCCGCCAATCGGATTATGATTTTGAGACCGCCGAAGTCATGTTCAACAGCGGGCGACAAATCTATGCTGTTTTCATGTGCCATCTGGCTATCGGGATTTTTCTTCCGAGGTGGTCCGGGAAATCCTGGATCGAGGACAAGAGGTTATCACATGGATAA
- a CDS encoding HNH endonuclease, whose protein sequence is MHRGVISTPFIAVTEDLVELNELFNLYWRRVVPLGQTSSIAFPFSRLSREPFWQLVPQPSKKITPAVINNTSSVSYLRKYALGARLDEDLFQIMLSGEGREALREALLLSCFAPEAAAILREQSLINREAFDYSRLLEEKAHLPLVQDIVEATSFRPAARDQGFRRLVVKTYDHRCALCGIRIVTPDGHTVVEAAHIIPWSKTQNDDIRNGLALCRTCHWGFDEGMLGVSDSYTVITARTLITDPNVPGLLSMLSGRGIIPPAEHDHWPAQEFLGEHRRAWRL, encoded by the coding sequence GTGCATCGCGGCGTCATCAGTACGCCCTTTATCGCTGTCACCGAAGATCTCGTCGAACTCAACGAGCTGTTCAACCTCTACTGGCGCCGTGTTGTCCCCCTCGGGCAGACCAGCAGCATTGCCTTTCCCTTTTCGCGCCTGTCTCGCGAACCCTTCTGGCAATTGGTGCCCCAGCCTAGCAAAAAAATCACCCCGGCGGTCATCAACAATACCTCCTCCGTGAGCTATCTGCGCAAATACGCCCTGGGAGCCAGGCTCGATGAAGATCTGTTCCAGATCATGCTGAGCGGGGAGGGGAGAGAGGCGCTGCGCGAGGCCCTGCTGCTCTCCTGCTTTGCGCCCGAAGCGGCGGCCATATTGCGCGAACAGTCCCTCATCAATCGCGAAGCCTTTGATTACAGTCGACTGCTGGAAGAAAAAGCCCACCTGCCGCTGGTGCAGGACATCGTCGAAGCCACCAGCTTCCGTCCGGCGGCGCGGGACCAGGGATTCCGGCGGCTGGTGGTGAAAACCTATGATCATCGCTGCGCGCTGTGCGGCATCCGTATCGTCACACCGGACGGCCACACCGTCGTGGAAGCCGCTCACATCATCCCCTGGAGCAAAACCCAAAACGACGACATCCGCAACGGCCTTGCCCTGTGCCGCACCTGCCATTGGGGTTTTGACGAGGGGATGCTCGGCGTGTCGGACAGCTACACCGTAATCACCGCCCGCACCCTGATCACCGATCCCAATGTCCCCGGCCTGCTGTCGATGCTTTCGGGACGCGGTATCATCCCGCCAGCAGAGCACGATCACTGGCCGGCGCAGGAATTTCTCGGCGAACATCGACGGGCGTGGCGGCTCTGA